The genomic DNA AGTGCTACAGATCCTAACGGAAGAATAATAGAGATGGAGGCTGAAGAAAGACCGGCAGCATCTATTAACGGTAATATATCATACGGAACTTCAGTAGGATTCTTAGGAGGTATTAACTATACAGATTCCAATTTCCTCGGAAGAGCACAGGAATTCAAAGCAGCTATTGAAATTTCAGATGAAGGTGACCAAACATATGAAATAAGTATTTTTGATCCTTGGATAAGAGGAACGGAAAGACTTCAGGCAGGAGCAAGTATTTATTACAGACAGACAGAAGATGACGATGCTAACGGAACAGATTTATATAAAGTAAAAAGATACGGTACAAGATGGACACTTGGACAGGGACTTAACGACGACATATACGTAAGAGGGGCAATCAGATACGAAGATGTTAAGGAATATTACAGAAGTGGTGCTAAAAGAGATGACTATGACTTAGTAGCTTTTACTCCGACAATTACATATGACACAAGAAATAACAGATTTAGTCCTCAAAAAGGTTTATACTTAAGTTTAAGTGATGAAATAGGTAAAATAGTATCAGATCACAGAAGCTATAATCAGTTTGAAATTGATTTGAGAGCATATCACAGAACATTCTTTAAAGATAAGAATACAATGGCATATAGAGCAGTTTGGGGAACAACAGGATCAGAAACACCGGAAGCACTAAGGTTCAAGATGGGTGGAGCAGACTCTATAAGAGGATATGATTATGGTGACTTTGAAGGATATAACGAATTTTACTTTAACGTGGAAAACAGAACACAGGTAACTAACAGTATACAGGTAGTAGCTTTCTTCGATATAGGTAATGCTTGGCAGACTAATGATAAAAAACCTGACAGAGACGGAGCAGATAAATTTAAAGATCTGAAATCCGGAGCAGGAATAGGAGTAAGAATATTAACACCTGTAGGACCGCTAAAATTTGACTATGCATGGCCGCTTGATATAGCACCTGGAGATTCCAAAAAAGATAATGGTAAATTCTACTTTAACTTTGGGCCAAGCTGGTAAAAACTGGAGGAGAAATGTATCATATAAATGAGATTTCAAAATTAATAAATGGAAAGATCATAGGGGAGGATAACTTAGAATTTTCTAAGTTATCTCCTTTTTTTGAAGCAGATCCTGAGGATCTCACATTTGCAGCTGATGAAAGCATGCTGAAAAATATAGCCGGGACAAAGGCAAAAGCAGTTATAGTTCCTGTTATGGAGGAGTATCCTGACGGAAAAGCTTATATTGTTTTGGAACAAAATCCAAGAAATGTTCTTCCTATACTTCTTAATTTTTTTAAACCAAAAATGCAAAAACCTGAAAAACAAATAGAGGACAGCGCTAAAATAAGTGAAAATGTCCTGATAGGGATAAATTCATATATAGGGCATAATGTGGAAATAGGAGAAAATACTGTTATTCATCCCAATGTAACTATTATGGAAGGTGTAAAAATAGGGAAGAACTCTATAATATATTCCAATGCAGTAATAAGAGAGTTTTGTGTATTGGGAGAAAATGTAATATTACAGCCGGGAGCAGTGATTGGTGCAGACGGTTTTGGTTTTATAAAAGATAAAAACGGCGATAATGTAAAAATAGAACAGATAGGAAATGTTATTCTTGAGGATAATGTAGAAATAGGCGCTAATTCATGTGTAGACAGAGGAGCCATAGGATCTACAGTTGTAAAAAGAGGTACAAAAATAGATAACCTTGTTCATATTGCCCATAATGATATAATAGGAGAAAATTGTTTTATAATAGCACAGACAGGAATTTCCGGAAGTGTAGAGGTAGGGAATAATACTGTTCTTGCCGGACAGGTAGGAGTAGCAGGGCATTTGAAAATAGGAAATAATGTAGTGGTAGCAGCGAAATCCGGAATTACCAATGATATACCGGATAACTCGAAAATGTCAGGTTACCCTTTAAGACCGCATATGGAAGACCTTAGAGTAAAAATGTCTATGGGTAAAGTTCCGGAATTGATTAAAAGGGTAAAAAAACTGGAAAAATTATTAAAAAATGAAGAAAAATGATGATTTATGACTGTTTAATATTTTTGTAAAGAGAACAGCGGCAAAGTGAACGGAGCACTACACTGGATGTAAGTTTATCTTGACTATGAATAATAAATAATGTAAAATTAAATCACCATAAATAAGAGGGAGTTGTATAAATGAAAAAGATTTTTTTTCTGATCATAATATGCCTGTTCATGGTGAGTTGTGGAAAACAGGCAGATAATACCGTGGAGAAATTTATAGACAACATTAAAAATAAAAAAATTGATGCAGCTATGAAATATGTCAAAAATGAAGATGTTGCTAAAAACATGGAAATAATGGAGATATCTTATAAAAATAAAACACAGGAAGCTATTTTTGAAGCACTCTTTAAAAATATGAATTATAAAGTACTTCAGACAAAAAAAGAATCAGACGAGCTGACTATAGTGAAAGTAGAAATAGAAAATGTAGATATAAAAGGTGTTTTTATGAGACTGTTTGAAGAGACAATACAGGATATGTCAGCAGGCGGCGAAGGATCAAAAGCAGATGATCACAGTTCACTGGAGAAGAAACTCATAGAAATTCTGAATGATAAAAATGTACCTAAAATAAAAGCTGTGACTGAATTTGCAGTTTATAATACAAAAGAAGGCAATAAAATAGAGCTGACTCCGGATAATGTGAATATTATGTTCGGGCAGATTTCATCACTCGGAGGTTTTGCAAAATCAGATGAAACTACTGAAGAAAAAAAGACGGAGCCTGAGGATATTCAGCCAAAACCACAACCAATGCAGAAAAAATAAGGCACATAAGTGCCTTTTTTACTGCACGGAATTTTGTTAATTAAGTAACTTATTGGAGAGATAAGGAGATAAATATGTATGATAATGTGACGGAAGCTAAAAGATGTATAGCTTGTAAAATACCTTTCTGTGAGAAAGGATGTCCTGTAAGCACACCTATAAAAGAGATAATACAGATGTATCTGGGGAATAAAATACTTGAAGCAGGAGATATTTTATTTAAAAATAATCCTCTTTCAATAGTATGTTCTATAGTATGTCCTCATGAAAAGCAATGTGAGGGAAGCTGTATTCTGAACAGAAAATCCAAAGGAGTAGAGTTTGGAAAAATAGAAAATGAGATTTCAAACTGCTATATTGATAATGTGGATTTTGCTATACATAAATTAAATGACAGAAAGTCAAGAGTAGCAATTATAGGGGGCGGACCCGCGGGAATTGCTATTGCATTTATACTTGCCTTTAAAGGTTATGATATCACAATCTATGAATCACACTCACAGATAGGGGGAGTCCTTAGATACGGTATTCCTGAATTCAGGCTTCCGAAAGTTACGATTGATAAGCTGGAGAAAAAATTAATGGAGATAGGTGTAAAAATAAGACCAAATATATTGATTGGTCCTACATTAACACTGGATGATATTTTTAATGATGGCTACGGAGCTATTTTTATAGGAACGGGAACGTGGAATCCGAGAAAACTGAAAATAAAAGGAGAAGCTCTCGGAAATGTTCATTATGCCATAGATTATCTAAAATCGCCTGAATATTACAAGCTGGGAGAAAAAATAGTAATAATCGGGGCTGGAAACGTAGCAATAGATGCAGCCAGAACGATGATAAGAAACGGAGCTAAAGAAGTTCTGCTTCTGAACAGAGAAGGAGAGGCGGGAATAACCGCTAACAGAAAAGAATTTAATGATGCAGTGGCTGAAGGTGTGCAGGTAATGAATTTTAAGACTGTACTTGAAATAAAAGATGACGGTGTAGTAATTGCAAATACAGAATTAACTGAAAAAGACGGTATTACAGATTATAGTGTAGATTATGACAGCGAACGTTTTTATAAATGTGATTCTGTAGTAGTAGCAATAAGTCAGGGACCGAGATCGAATATAGTTTCTACTAATAAAGAGCTGGAAATAAATGAAAAAGGTCTTATAGTGACTAATATAGACGGAAGTACTACTAAAAAAGGTGTTTTTTCCGGCGGAGATGTGGTTACCGGAGCGAAAACTGTGGTAGAGGCAGTAAAAATGTCGAAGATAATAGCGGAAAAAATGGATGAATAC from Sebaldella termitidis ATCC 33386 includes the following:
- a CDS encoding NAD(P)-dependent oxidoreductase, translating into MYDNVTEAKRCIACKIPFCEKGCPVSTPIKEIIQMYLGNKILEAGDILFKNNPLSIVCSIVCPHEKQCEGSCILNRKSKGVEFGKIENEISNCYIDNVDFAIHKLNDRKSRVAIIGGGPAGIAIAFILAFKGYDITIYESHSQIGGVLRYGIPEFRLPKVTIDKLEKKLMEIGVKIRPNILIGPTLTLDDIFNDGYGAIFIGTGTWNPRKLKIKGEALGNVHYAIDYLKSPEYYKLGEKIVIIGAGNVAIDAARTMIRNGAKEVLLLNREGEAGITANRKEFNDAVAEGVQVMNFKTVLEIKDDGVVIANTELTEKDGITDYSVDYDSERFYKCDSVVVAISQGPRSNIVSTNKELEINEKGLIVTNIDGSTTKKGVFSGGDVVTGAKTVVEAVKMSKIIAEKMDEYMRNEYK
- a CDS encoding BamA/OMP85 family outer membrane protein, with translation MKGKLSSIIIVMVILILATFNIQAAENNELRVRNILISNLRELPRELVMSKLKIREGETYSTKKISDTYLALRELPYINDANFYTQVEGDNIDIRIEVDEMPNALEIAKREESREELSKKTEFIISNVSITGLQSLKEADFIKDIPLKTGEFFVPQDAIDGASKLFNSGYFSSVEPKVVRGADNTISIEYVVEENPRVNNITIEGNTIFTEAELLSALEVKKGDILNIEKMDPSKNGVIKKYQDSGYTLARIDDMKLDDSGNVRIILSEGTIEAIEYRKIGKKREGERRTPKSTDLRTQDYILERETRMKVGEIFQRDKMEQTIRNIYRTGLFTSIQPNFKPSATDPNGRIIEMEAEERPAASINGNISYGTSVGFLGGINYTDSNFLGRAQEFKAAIEISDEGDQTYEISIFDPWIRGTERLQAGASIYYRQTEDDDANGTDLYKVKRYGTRWTLGQGLNDDIYVRGAIRYEDVKEYYRSGAKRDDYDLVAFTPTITYDTRNNRFSPQKGLYLSLSDEIGKIVSDHRSYNQFEIDLRAYHRTFFKDKNTMAYRAVWGTTGSETPEALRFKMGGADSIRGYDYGDFEGYNEFYFNVENRTQVTNSIQVVAFFDIGNAWQTNDKKPDRDGADKFKDLKSGAGIGVRILTPVGPLKFDYAWPLDIAPGDSKKDNGKFYFNFGPSW
- the lpxD gene encoding UDP-3-O-(3-hydroxymyristoyl)glucosamine N-acyltransferase translates to MYHINEISKLINGKIIGEDNLEFSKLSPFFEADPEDLTFAADESMLKNIAGTKAKAVIVPVMEEYPDGKAYIVLEQNPRNVLPILLNFFKPKMQKPEKQIEDSAKISENVLIGINSYIGHNVEIGENTVIHPNVTIMEGVKIGKNSIIYSNAVIREFCVLGENVILQPGAVIGADGFGFIKDKNGDNVKIEQIGNVILEDNVEIGANSCVDRGAIGSTVVKRGTKIDNLVHIAHNDIIGENCFIIAQTGISGSVEVGNNTVLAGQVGVAGHLKIGNNVVVAAKSGITNDIPDNSKMSGYPLRPHMEDLRVKMSMGKVPELIKRVKKLEKLLKNEEK